The genomic DNA TGAAATTTATACTGCTGCAGATGTTTTTGCAAACCCTACAAGGGAAGAAGTTCTTGGTATGGTGAATGTGGAATCTCTGGCCTGCGGAACACCTGTGGTAACATTTAGAACAGGCGGAAGTCCCGAATGCATTGATGAAACCTGTGGTTCTGTTGTTGATTGCGATGATGTAGATACTATGGAATCTGAAATTTGCAGAATATGTGACGAAAAACCATATTCCATGGAAGCATGCATTGCTAGATCAAAAAAGTTTGATATGAACGATCGTTTTGAAGAATATGTGAAATTATATAAAATTAGTGGAGGTTTCCTATGAAATTTGCCTTTGTCATTCTTCATTATAATGTTGTTGCTGAAACCGAGCGCTGTATTAACTCAATTCTAGAAAAATGTGATCAAAGGAATTTTATTGTTATTGTTGTTGACAATAACAGTCCTAATGGTAGTGGCGTGTTTCTGAAAAGGGAATATGAGAATTTTTCCAATATAGAAGTTCTTTTAAATGAAAAAAATCTTGGCTTTGCAAGAGGAAACAATGTTGGCATATATTGTGCTCGTGAAAAATACAACGCCGATTTCGTCATTGTTCTAAATAATGACACTTATCTCATTCAAGAAAATTTTTGCTCAGTTATCCTAGAAGAGTGGGGAAAAAGTAAGTTCGCCGTAATGGGACCGTACGTTGCAACATATGGTGGTAAAAATCAGAACCCGATGCATACGGAATTAAACACTATAAAAAAGGTAAATACAACGTTGCGGCGTACGTTTTTCGCCCTTATTCGAGCTTATTGTGGCGTTGATATTTTATGGAATACAATTAAATCATTTGTAAAAACAATAATAAGGGGTCCCCAGAATGTAACGGTTGACGAAATTAGACAAGAAAATGTAAAACTACACGGCTGCTGTTATGTTTTTTCTCCAAAATTCTTTGAGCATTTTAAAGGCTTTGATCCACGAACATTTATGTATGCGGAAGAAGACATTTTATTAGCTCAAATTAGAAGTAAGCACCTCCTTACAGTCTATAATCCTAATCTAAAAATTTTTCATGCAGAAAAAGCGGCAACCAAGTCAACATTGAAAACAAATCGAAAAAAGAAAATTTTTGAATGTAAAGAAAGTATTAAATCACTTAAAATATTGCGAATTGTATTGAATGAATGTATAAAAGAACCTGTTAAGGTAAACCAATAGGATTAATGATGAAAATTCAAAGTTGCATTGACGCCATAGAAAAGCAAAATGAAGAAATCGTTCGTTTACAAAATCCATGTAATCGTAAAATTGCATTAAACTTTTTATTTTCGTTGTTCAGTTTTAAAAGAATACTTTCTTTTATCCAAAGTCGCAGTCTCTTAAAAAAATTAGCAAAAGGAAAAAAAGAAGATTTAACGCCCGTTTTTTACGCCAAAGGTTCATTTCTAGATGTATCAAAAAAAGTCGCTGTTTATACGTGCATTACCAATGGCTACGACAATGTAAACAACCCAATTTTGATTGACGACGATATGGATTATTTTTGCATTTCCGATTCGTCTAAAAAAACAAAATCCATATGGCAACATTTAGAAATTCCAGCCACAGCATCAAAATATGATTATGCAATGATAAATCGATTTTGCAAATTGAATCCATGGAATATCTTCAATGCATACGATTACGCAATTTATATAGACGGAAATATTGACATTTGTTCTGACATTCGTTGTCTATGCCCTATTGCTCATAATTCTAAAATAGGCATAGCCATGCATACTCATGATTATCGTGATTGCGTCTACAAAGAAGCAGAAGCTTGTGAGGTTTTAAAACGAGGGAATTTGGGCGCGATAAAAACTCAAATGACCAAATACCGTCAAGAGGGTTTTCCAGAACATTTTGGAATGATTGAAGCTACTATTATTGTTGTTGATCTAAAAAACGATATTGCAAAGAAAATCATGACAGCATGGTGGAATGAATTATTGCAGTCTGGTAGCGGACGGGATCAATTATCATTCCCATATGTTTTATGGAAAAACGGTTTCAAAATTTCAGATGTCGGATACCTAGGTAATAATAGAAGAAAAAATCCTAAATTTAGAACAAGAAAACATTTTAATGAATAGAGCAGGAGCAAAGTTTAATATATGATTGATGTTTCCATTGTTGTTCCAGTTTACAATGCGGAAAAATATCTTGACAATTGTATTCAAAGTTTAGTCAATCAATCTGTGATTAACATTGAAATCATTCTCGTTAATGACGGCTCAAAAGATAGAAGCTTAGAAATCATGGAGTCGTGGAAGAAAACAGATTCACGAATAATTTGTATTGACCAGGAAAATCAAGGCGTCACGCAGGCTAGAAAAAAAGGTGTTGACATCGCAAATGGCGAATGGATAACATTTGTTGATGCTGATGATGAACTTCCCCCTCAGGCAATTGAGATTTTGTTAAATGCAAGCTATGGTTTTGATCTCGTTATTGGACATATGCAGACTAATCTTAACTGGACTTTTCCAAAAATTAATACAGAATGGACTCAGAAAGAATACATACATCGCCTTCTAGCAAAGCGTTCCGTTCATTGGGGGCCTGTGGCAAAACTTTTTCTAAAAAAATTAATGGACGACACGATGTTTGACATTCCGCGGGGTATAACAAATGGAGAAGATTTCATATTTAATTTAAGATATGCAAAAAAAGCAAGGTCAATAAAAATCATAGATAATGATGTTTATCAATATACTTGGAGAGAGGGGTCGGCAACCTCTAACAATCCGTATAAATCAGTACGATATTGCCTGTTGTATGAGAAAGAAGTGTGGAAGTCTTTTAAAGGAGTTCGAATAAGATACCTATACGACTATTGTTGTCGAACTTTAAAAACAATTTACCGTTACTTTAGATTGATTACGAAAGGTAAAGCATGAACTATTTTACAATTACATTCTTCAATGCTTTAAATTATGGGGCTTTTTTGCAGTGCTTCGCTTTGCAAAGACAAATTGTGCACTCTAGAGTTCTTGCAATCAAACAAAATAATTTATTATGTGTTCAAAAACAAACCAAAGAACGCCATCCTGTTCTTTGGCCTTTTATTTTATTTTACCATTATACAAAAAAACATTTGCATAGGATAATCAATCCTCTTTTTAAAGACTGGCGAAATATACAATCACTTGAATGTTTGAATATTTCAGAATGTGAATCGGTTCTAAAAGCTGGATCAATCATTGTTGTTGGAAGTGACCAGGTGTGGAATCCCGATTTTACGCCTAATTTGGAAGATTTTTATTTCGCTAATTTTTCAGGAAATCATATTCATAGAATTTCATATGCGGCTTCTTTAGGGAAAAATCGTTGGCCGGAAGAATTT from Fibrobacter sp. UBA4297 includes the following:
- a CDS encoding glycosyltransferase domain-containing protein; this translates as MMKIQSCIDAIEKQNEEIVRLQNPCNRKIALNFLFSLFSFKRILSFIQSRSLLKKLAKGKKEDLTPVFYAKGSFLDVSKKVAVYTCITNGYDNVNNPILIDDDMDYFCISDSSKKTKSIWQHLEIPATASKYDYAMINRFCKLNPWNIFNAYDYAIYIDGNIDICSDIRCLCPIAHNSKIGIAMHTHDYRDCVYKEAEACEVLKRGNLGAIKTQMTKYRQEGFPEHFGMIEATIIVVDLKNDIAKKIMTAWWNELLQSGSGRDQLSFPYVLWKNGFKISDVGYLGNNRRKNPKFRTRKHFNE
- a CDS encoding glycosyltransferase family 2 protein, whose amino-acid sequence is MKFAFVILHYNVVAETERCINSILEKCDQRNFIVIVVDNNSPNGSGVFLKREYENFSNIEVLLNEKNLGFARGNNVGIYCAREKYNADFVIVLNNDTYLIQENFCSVILEEWGKSKFAVMGPYVATYGGKNQNPMHTELNTIKKVNTTLRRTFFALIRAYCGVDILWNTIKSFVKTIIRGPQNVTVDEIRQENVKLHGCCYVFSPKFFEHFKGFDPRTFMYAEEDILLAQIRSKHLLTVYNPNLKIFHAEKAATKSTLKTNRKKKIFECKESIKSLKILRIVLNECIKEPVKVNQ
- a CDS encoding glycosyltransferase family 2 protein, yielding MIDVSIVVPVYNAEKYLDNCIQSLVNQSVINIEIILVNDGSKDRSLEIMESWKKTDSRIICIDQENQGVTQARKKGVDIANGEWITFVDADDELPPQAIEILLNASYGFDLVIGHMQTNLNWTFPKINTEWTQKEYIHRLLAKRSVHWGPVAKLFLKKLMDDTMFDIPRGITNGEDFIFNLRYAKKARSIKIIDNDVYQYTWREGSATSNNPYKSVRYCLLYEKEVWKSFKGVRIRYLYDYCCRTLKTIYRYFRLITKGKA